One genomic window of Nicotiana sylvestris chromosome 10, ASM39365v2, whole genome shotgun sequence includes the following:
- the LOC138878946 gene encoding uncharacterized mitochondrial protein AtMg00820-like, with protein MTGKLKPRILPSLSASTSSSLLFEPTSYNQAAKNPQLLKAMNEEFDALIQNNTWSLVPPPSNANIIGSKWVFRIKYSSDDSVDHYKACLVAQGYSQQPGVDFSETFAPVVKLSTV; from the coding sequence ATGACGGGCAAACTTAAACCTCGTATCCTTCCATCTTTATCCGCTTCTACCTCTTCCTCCCTTTTATTTGAACCCACATCATACAATCAAGCTGCCAAGAATCCTCAGTTGCTTAAGGCTATGAATGAAGAATTTGATGCACTTATTCAGAATAACACATGGTCCTTAGTTCCACCTCCTTCTAATGCTAATATTATTGGTAGCAAGTGGGTTTTCCGTATAAAGTATAGTTCAGATGACTCTGTGGATCATTATAAAGCCTGTCTAGTCGCTCAAGGCTATTCTCAACAGCCGGGGGTTGATTTTTCTGAAACATTTGCTCCTGTGGTCAAGTTAAGTACTGTGTGA